The genomic segment GCCGGAGATGGGATCGCCGTCCCCCGTAGAGGAGACCGATTGTGGTTGGACATAGCAACTCCAGATCGAAACTCCCTTCCTTCGCATCTGGAGCTGACGCTATTCCTGTCGGAAATCGGTCTAGATCCTTTTAACAACAGTCGAAGTTTGAGGAATCGATGAGGTAGATCGGACGCATTTACTTACCTTAATGGTCCTCGGTCTGCCGTGCATTCTAAAGGTCTCTTCCTCTGTTCTTCTATCTGGAAGACGTAGAAAATTGCAACTATTCCTCCATTAACACGAACAGAGGTATTAGATCAAACACCTATTCAGCTGCTCGGTGCGCTCCAATCCCTCGACCTACCTCCAGATCTCTCCTCTTTAAGAGGGGAAGGTGCTTCCGGTGTAACGACAGAGGTCATTTCCGACAGGAATGCAGAAATCCCATTGGATGTTTCAACTGCAAGGGGATCAGCCGCACCTCCAAAACTTGGCACGAGTAACTTACCAAGCGTATTCCatgttgaatatatatatatatatatatatatatatttctaccCATGGATGACATTGTAGACGTTTTATATAGTATTAGAAGGCTGATGAAGTTTGATAAAACCGAATAAGTTTGACATAATTAATCATAAATCAATCAAGATGAAGTTTGATAAGGCTAACTAAATTTGGCACATCAACTACAAATCAATCAATAGTCCTACAATAATTCTAATATTTCTAACTTTCTTGCAAGGGGATGACATTACCAGAGAGGTTTTCACCTTCAACAACAAGCAAGTATCAACCAGCTACTCTTAGGTTATCGGTGAAGACCTCCTCGCAGCTTAGTTTACAACTTGCTTTGGCTACTCTTCTTCCTTCCGGACTTCACCATATATCTTCTCTAAGAAGGTCCCATACTTCTTTCGCTTTCTTTTTGTCTTTACATGAATTCTCCAAGATCAACTCTTCTACCATTTGATAGACGCAGGACAATCCCTTCTTGTCATTCATTCTTCTGATCTGCTATCAGCACCTTCTTTAGTGCTTGAGGTAGTATGTCAAAATTCTACTCATTGGCCACCTCAATGCAGCCGTGGTCGATCACTTTTATTAATCCTTTAGATGTGAAAAACACTGCATCGTGATCTTTCGCTGCTTGAATTCTCCTTCGTTGAGCTTCGGCAATGGCAATAGAATCCACCAATCCATGTCATATTTGATCTCTGATTGTATGAAGGATTGCTTGCTAATACCTCGGTCGTCTTGACGGTGGCCGTTCAATCTACAGCAACGGATACATCTTCAAACTTGCGGGTTCAATATACATGGAATATGcacacaattataattttttattaaaggGACCCTCTATACCAAATATATGAGTAGGAATTTACATGACACGCACACAATGTATAGCAATGAACATGGGAAGTGCATGCTAAAAAAATACCATTAATGAAAAAGAATTTAAAATTGGAGGATAAGAGAGATAAAATTTGCAAggatcaacatttttttttggagagagaTGGGCACATTTGCACTATTGATCTACAACATTTCGCTAAAATACTCAACTATAAAGGATGCAACCCAATCGGCTGCTCTACTgagtttttcataaaaaaaacataCTTCCATGAATTAGGACCAATTGAAGTGCGTCTCCTCCTACACTGATCCTTTTGCCCTTCACTTCCTCGTTCGGTTGTAAGATATAAATTTTGTTAATCAGATGCACTTAATCTAGTTTCTAAGGCAGACAAAAGGTTATAAAAAGGAATTTAGTTTATCGAGGACAGGACAACGGGGATTTAATGTGTTTTCCAAATACATCTATTCCGGAAAGGATAGAGCAATGCTAATGAAATTTATTTCCATACGCATAACATTAATCTTGTGGTGTCATATGTTCAGCATTATTGGTCTCTCCAAAGGAAATAAAAAGTGCCCATTAAAACTAGCCCGTACAATAAGGCCCTCTTCGGTTGTGCTTCGTCATAGAATAACGGGCGCTAATTTGATTTATTTTGGATTATTTTGCCTAACGACCCCCTGCAACTCTCCTTTTCCCAGGTTCATCGGGATAAACCTAGCTCAACGTACCCTAACGTCGGGTGGAATAATCTTATTCCGGCTATTCTCAGATTCATCATCGCTAATCGTTTGTCTGCATCTTGTGATAGATTTGTTGCTTGTGATAAATGAcaaggattttttttaaaaaaaacttttgctTTGTTTGAGTGGAGTAGGGGGAGGGGCGGCTTCGGACGGGAGGGGAGAGGGGTCTCGACAGCGTTCGGCATCGGCATTGTTTTTCATCGGGAGAAAACTCGCATTGCCGGAGGAGACCCATCGTATGTCAGCCATCTGATCTTCATCGGGCGGCGCAAGCTGGTCCGATACAGGCCCGGCACTATTTCACCTAACGAGATGTCCGGACGTGCAAATATGATTTCTATGTGGAAATAAGCCGCATAGAAATAACTGACAAAGCTATGCGGGAGCACGCGTAAACTTTCCATGCGGATGAAAGGCCGCATAGAAATTCACGTGAGTAGATTGTGCGGGAGAACGCATATACTTGCTATGCGGCACGAAATGCGTATAGAAATCCGTGAGGAATTTGTAGGgaagcatgcatatatttttcatGCGGAAGGAATTCCGCATAGAAACATCCTAAGAATTTATGCAGGAGTATGCATAACTATTCCATGCGGAAGTAAATCCGCATAGAAATACATATGCTGAATTGTGTGGGAGTACGTAAAGAACGTCTATGCGACTTTATGTCCGCATAGAAATATATATGCGGAAGCCTTGGAAATGCATAAAATTGCATGCggagaaaaaaattgaaacgAAAAAAAGGCGGAAGTTATGCGGGAGCATACATAAATCGTCTATGTGGATGAACTTGCATAGAAATAGGAGTATGCGTAAATCTTCTAAGTTGGTGACCCGCATAGAACTTATAGTCGGTTTTGTGCGGTCTCGTGCATAATATTTTCATGCGGAAGGATTTCCGCACAGAAATATTTGTGCAGAAGCTGGGCAACAATTTGCATAAAATGTTTATACGGGATGAAGTCCGCATAAATATATGTGCCGAAATCAAGCGAGAAAGCGTATAAAATTTCCATGCGGAAGGAAATCCGCATGAAGTATGTGCACAGAATTGGTGCAGAAATGTGCATAAATTTTCCGTGCAGAACCAAATTCGCATTAGAAATATTCGAAACTTGCGGACACTTATATTTTATTAGGAAAAGTTGCAAAAACAACCTCCAAGTTTGGATCATTTACATTTAGATCCTAAAAGTTTAAAGTTTATCAATTAGGtaccaaaatttttcttttgttgcaaTATAGACCAACTATTTTATCTTAGTTTCTAAATGTTATCGGGAGAGTTATCTGAAAACTAAAGTTTTTGTAAAATTTTAGAAATGCCTTTCCCACTAACTTGGCAAGAGACTTATGCAGTTGAATGTGTGATAGATAATGAAGCGCTTTGAGATCTGTACAGGCAGACAGACAATAGATGATGGAGTGCTTTAAGAGTTGTGGAGGCAGACAATGATAGAGGATGTAGTATTTTAAGATTTGGGTAAATGAAAGAATGACGAAGGATGGAGTAATTTGAGATCCATGCAAATAGATGAATTCTAGAGGAcagagtgctttgagatatTTGTAAGTAGATGGACGATAGCCAACAAAGTGCTTTGAACTCTATGCAAGTGAATGGATGATAGAGGATACTACCTTTTGAGATCTATGGAGGCTGATGAATGACAGGATGGAACGCTTTGAGATCGATGCAGACAGATGAAGGATAGaggatggagtgctttgagatccatgCAAGCGAGTGAATGGTTGAGAATGGAGCAGTTTGAGATATATGCAGACAAATGGATGATAGAGAATGGATCGCTTTGAGATTTGTACGGTGGATGAATGATAGAGGATGGAGCGCTTTGAGATTTATTACGTAAGGGTCGCTTaataattaaacttttataaaattttagaaaTACCCTTCCTACTAACTTAGtaagaaattcttcttttgatgcGAATCGAAagagagtgctttgagatctgtgcaattGGATGAATATAGAAGATGGAGCACTTTGAGTCCGTGCAATTGGATGAATGATAGAGGATGGAGCGTCTTGAGAGTTGTGCAGGTAGATAAAAAAAGGATGGAATACTTTGAAATCTATGCAGTTGGATAGATGACCAAGGATatagtgctttgagatttgtgcacgAATGAATGATAGAGAACAAAGGGTTTTGGGATCTGTGCAAGTGAATGGATGACAGAGGACTGAGCACTTTGAGGTATGTGCAGGTTGATGGATGATagagaattaaatattttaatatctaTGCAAACGGATGGTGATAGAGGATAGAGTGCTTTGACATTTTGTAGGCAAATGGATGACAAACCTTTTGACATTTGGTAGGTAGAAGAATTATAGAGAATGTAGCGCTTTGAGATTTAtgcaagtggatggatgattgaGAAtgaaatgctttgaaatttgtaCTTGTGGATGAACGATAGAGGACGGAACACTTTATGTTTTATACAAGTAGATGAATCACAAAGGCAGAGTGCTTTCAGATTGCGTGAAAGCcatgatttgattattttggcCTTTTTTCTCACTTCGTTAATGGCGTCAGGATAGATGGCTAGGTCTCGTTACAACGAAAACAAAGTTTTGGTAACCATTCAAAGCTTTTCAAACTTTTGGATCTCAGTGTAATTGTGCTAAATATGGAGGGTGCCTCtataaatttttctagattgtATGGGTGTGAAGCTGGAAAGTTGATGTAACGGAGATGTGtgctttattattttatatgttgCGAATCCCTATATAGGCAAATATGCGGATAGTACGATGTTTCGTCAATATCGAGGGGTGCATAAAATATTTAAGCGGAGGTAATTCGCACAAAGCGACCTCACAGGCGTTCTCCGAAGGAAAGCCATAGAGATACGCTTGAGCCCCGTGTGCATTCCATGATTCCATTGTCATCTTGTAAACCTTAGCCGCCAATCCGTTCCACGAACCctatcctcctcctccgccatcGACGGAGGAGGTGGTAGGCCAATGGGTGGTGGTCGAGGGGGCATGCCGGCTCCGGCGATCTCAACGACAGATCGCACGTTGCCAACATCTAGGTTattgtagagagagagagagagagagggagagagctctAGCCTAAGGGATATGCAATCACCTGGCAAGCCAACTGCTGTTTTGAGTTGTCTTTTAGCTTCTCATAATGAGACATTGTTTTCTATAATATGGGAAGACTTTGCtggaaagaggagaaggaaagatgaAATTATTGTGCAATAATGGAGTTTTAGTATGAATTCTGCATTTTCTAGTCGTAGGCTTAGTCaagctttgttcttttcttagcACTATCGAGATCTTTAATATTGTGTTAAGAATAATTAGTGGTTGCATCTGTGAGAATCTTCAATTATCTTGGTCACTAAACCTCCAGAGCTAGTCTCTGTTAGAATACTTGTAGTTTTCTTATTTGATGAAATAGATTGTTTGTAGTTTGTAATGGAAGTATTAGTCTTCCTAGTCCCGTAATCTTAAAaaccctttaaaaaaaaatttgaaaatgttGTGAGTGTCCCCAAGAAATGAtgcaagaatttcttgtgttaaaTGCTTGGGGAATTCTTTCCCCGGGTTCTGAATAAAGAACATGTTCCATTGAAGATGGGGGATAATTGCTGGGATATAGCAACAAGCCTACAGTAGGCAAAGTTTGATTCTATGAAGCATCAAATCCTAGTCCTTAAATAACATAATCTAAAAAAAGATGCTGTCAACAAAGTCTTCAGTAGAATATGAAAGCCTTGAGTTTCAAGCAGGCCTTGACTTTTCCCAGCTTCTCCTTTGGTTTATTGTCAGTGTCGTGCTTCGTTCTTTACTAGTTTACATAACATCTAGCTCACAACAGAaaatttttctctctccctcagTTTCTTTTGCATAAAATTCACCATTATTGCTTTAGAATCTGGATGTTGTCCATGAACATAGACTGATGGAGAAGAATGCTCGACAAATATGTTCTTAGGCAAGGAATTACCTATGGAGCTTATGCCCTCCAACTTAGTAGTGATTCTGAAACATGAAAAGGATGGAAGGAAAAGGACATGACAGAGTAGTTTAAGGCTCTCAGTTGACCACGAGCGAAGAGAAGATCAACTAACGAGACTTTGAAGATCACTTAATTTTGACACCAAAAGATAAATTGAAGGTCGATTTGAATTTTTGTTTATGACCCTACTATACGCCCATCAAGAACTGGAGAGTCTTTCAGAAATCACACACGTGAAATGTTTAGATGTTTTCGGAACTAATAGTATATAAGTCATGACTTAGTTGGGCAATTTTtagtttgatttattttttagcaACAATGACGGCAAAGTGGCAACCAAAGGAGAGCTTAGAATGCTATTGAATGGAACTTTTGatgaaacaaataattgaaagtCTCTTCTCTATCAATTCTAGTGGCAGCTCTACAATCTGTGATATAAGGAAGCTACTAATGATTTAGCAGAATGAAGTTGCCAAGCAGGGCTTAGCAACATATGTCTCCTATGTATGTTATAGACCACATCTTTGTAATTCAACAAGTATTAGTCTTTGCTACAATTTTTAACAAGGGATATAATATACTTTTCTGTGTTGAGATTGAAAATGCGAGCAACCTGTAATTCCTTAAAACTTCTTTAATCAACAAGCATAAGAGGGAGAATTTTTGATGAGGATGGCATAATCAATAACATAATGATATTCACTCGGAAAGTCAATCTCTACAGTATACTCTGTTCACCGTCGCATCCTAATCAAGCATTCACAGGTACACTTCCAtgccaaggaaaaggagggctTAATGGATGGCATTGAGCAGTCAGAACAGAGGTCTTGAATAAAATGATTTACATGAAACATCAGGGTTGGTGTTCTCTCTCCATGTACAACTCCTTGTACAAGGAATCCTAAATGCCTATACAAATGAAGTTTTTGGACATCGTTTTAAGTTTTGGTAATTCTTGCTTCCTGTAGCCTTATTAGGATAATCTTCTTTACTGAAAGGGCTAAAAATTTGCCCACCATATTATAGATGGAAAAAGAATTATGAAATTTTGCAAATGTCAAAAAAACTATGAAGGACctctatattttcattttggatgATTACAACTATCACACATATATACAGGGACTGCATACAGAGGGAAAACTAAGATAGCACTAGTAAGAAATGGCCTTTCAAGATTAGATGATACTCAGTACAGTTTCCAATATATGTTTGTCCCTTGGATGTGAAGCTGATGAGGGTTAGTACCTTGGATTTGTAGAACATTATGTTGAAGTCAAAACATTCAATCAGACAGGATCTCATACTGCAAAGAAGGTAGGTCAGGCTGCAGCTCTTTGGATAATGTGTCAGAATCCTATGATCAGAATAAATTCTGGCTTCAAATTAATATGATCAGAAGAAACAAGGGAAGAGGCACAAAGTGGAAGCTATGATCATTTTTCGCCTATTGCGTAATTGTCAGGAAAGGTCAGATAGGATCATATGCATCACTTGAAGAAACATCATCACCAGCAATAACATCAAGAATAAGAGACGCAAATGGTGAAAAAAGGAACTGAATTCTtagttgcaaaaaaaaaagggaaaagaaaaaaagagatacTGCCGAGTTTGAGATTCAAGACATTGAAAGAGCTAGAGGCACTTCACTCTCATGGGAGTGTTGGGATGAACCATCATCACGGGAGATGCTCGACCCGGTTCTACCATTAGGAGTGTGGTCTCCATCTGCTTCGTGCTCCTGCGGCATCTCACTCATACCACCTGCAACGTCAGAGCCTATTACTGTGGCATGGCCGAACCGCACCTTCCTTGCACCACCAGGCGAATCAACAGGGGTATCTGTGGCTGGAGAATTGGTGGTGGCGGCGGCGCCGCCTCCGGCTGGAGCGACCGCTGCAGCCCTGATCGGCGGCCGCTCTACATCATCCTTCCTTACCGCAATCGATCGGTAGACGCATGTCATGATCCAGAACAGCCAAGGAATGGCCACCAAGATCATCCCGGCAATGGGGAACCAGAAGGGGATCTCATTCGCCGGATGCGTGATGTAGAGCACAAGGAACGTTCCGCCAATGAGGAGGACAATGAACAAGAGGCAGGAGACGAGCCAGAAGCGTTTTCTATCGGGCCTTGCCTCAAGAGGGGGCGGCATTGGTCTCAAGTGGAGGCCGCCTCCGAGCTGGTGATCTTTTTGATGAATTCACCTTCTTACATCAAATATGTTATGCCGCTGCTGCTTATTCTTCTTTGTTCTCTTTGGATATCGATCTTTTGGACTTCTTTGTTTTCGGGTGGTCAGGGTGGTGGAAGAAGGGAATTCATGCGGGGGAAGTTGGGCTTCCCTGGGGGAGGAGGCAAACCAAGGTTGGGTGTGGTTTCAGAGGGTGGACATATTCAAATGAGGCTTACGTAAAACAACGGTCACAAGAGAAGAGTCCCGGGTTTTAAGGTTGGGAGCAGAGGGAGCGAGAGAAGGGCGGGGAGGCCTTGGGGTCTTAACAGCATGTCCCCTATATTGAGGTTGACATGGTTTTGTGGGGGTGCAAATTTCATCGCTTCGATACCGATTTTTATATCAGGTATtagtatgatataatataaaattttttttaatataccgagtgtcggtacgccattCGTATCAGTATTGAACCAGTACAGTATGGTATACTTAGAACCGTCCGGTTCGGTACAGTATACTCGATACTGTTCAGTTCGATACAGTTTGACACACCATGGTGAGATGTTCTGATGGAAAGCTGCAAGCAGCTGAAATTTAGTGCGTAATTATCGGACTATTAAGTATAGTGAGGAGTAACTGGTAAACAAAAAATGGCTAAATCATATATATGGTTGAACCTAGAGGCCTTCGAGCTCGTAGAATTTCTAACATCTTATTTGattcaaataacaaaaatatgaaTACGGAGCAGTCTGCCAAATGAGTTcctaataaaatattatgtCCCTATGCTGCATTAGAAATATAATATTTGACGACAAAAGTATGGATAAATTCTGTTAGTCTAGGAGATGCTCTACATGTGTGCAATGTAAGGTTAGAGACTGCCTCAGAATTCAGAAAGTGGTGACGAATACATAATCATGTAAGCACCATAATCACATCAAGAGTGCTGCGTACCAAAGTCATAATGTGGGAGCCTAACACATTCACGTCAGCAGTGTTGTGCATATCTAATGCATCAAATGGATATTGTGAAATAGGATGGCGAAATGTACTCAAGTTGAAGTTCTACTAATTTGATCAAGTACTTTCGAACATCACCACAAAATACaaagtttccttttttttttaaactcagaagatacaagatttttttttttcgattgaTCAAAAATAAGGGTGAAATGTAAACAACTTATTGGTTCCACAATTTGACAAGGTCCCCCTCGCCAATTTTACAGCACACGAAAAAAGTAGGCAAACGCAAAACAAGCATCCAACTTCTTGCAATACTTCAACTTAGCACACCATGGTAGGACCCTGAATATAGGGAATTGTTGAGATCCAAGGAGCCCTTCTTCCTGGAAAACATATCTCCAATGAGAGGAATGATGGgcttcttctttggcaccttCCGTTTCGTTCTTCCACCAAAGTCATCTTCAATCCCCCCAAGGCTAAGTGCTTGAGCCAGAGTGGGCAAGTAATCAAACTTTGCTTCAAGATCCCTGGTCCTCTCCTCTGCCCATCGATCGCTCTGAACTTTTGTGGGCTGTCCTTCTATATCCATACTGCCCTCTGCGGCTTTTGCTGCCTCCATCTCTGCCAACTTAGACATGCTTTTCTGGAGCTGCGCATTAAGAGTAGCGACCGCAATCTCCAACTCGGACTCCCTCTCCTTCAGCAGCATCAACTCTCGCTTTGTTTCCTCCAGTTCTGCCTCCAACTTCTTCAAAGAGCCGAAAATTAAGAGCTCATCTTCTCTGTCTTGATTGAACTGTGATGCAGAAGAAGTGTAAGAGGGCGGCGAAGAAGATGCTGAGTAGATAGGCTTTGGAGCTGGCAGTGCATAGATTGGCTCTGGAGTCATGTCGAGCTTGCCGTTCGAGTTGGTCTTCTGAGAATAAGCATCGCCTGCAAGAAAACGTTCGCCGAAGACTGCGATGGCCTCTTTCACGGAGCGGAAGGGACGGGTGGTGTCCACTTCCGCCCTCTCGGCGACCACAGCAAGAGCAGAGGATTCATGGTCTTCCATTGTTTCTCGGTGCTGGCCGATGTTGGGAGCTAGAAGGAAAGGAGGTG from the Phoenix dactylifera cultivar Barhee BC4 chromosome 14, palm_55x_up_171113_PBpolish2nd_filt_p, whole genome shotgun sequence genome contains:
- the LOC103701419 gene encoding WEB family protein At3g51220, whose amino-acid sequence is MEDHESSALAVVAERAEVDTTRPFRSVKEAIAVFGERFLAGDAYSQKTNSNGKLDMTPEPIYALPAPKPIYSASSSPPSYTSSASQFNQDREDELLIFGSLKKLEAELEETKRELMLLKERESELEIAVATLNAQLQKSMSKLAEMEAAKAAEGSMDIEGQPTKVQSDRWAEERTRDLEAKFDYLPTLAQALSLGGIEDDFGGRTKRKVPKKKPIIPLIGDMFSRKKGSLDLNNSLYSGSYHGVLS
- the LOC103701418 gene encoding uncharacterized protein LOC103701418; this encodes MPPPLEARPDRKRFWLVSCLLFIVLLIGGTFLVLYITHPANEIPFWFPIAGMILVAIPWLFWIMTCVYRSIAVRKDDVERPPIRAAAVAPAGGGAAATTNSPATDTPVDSPGGARKVRFGHATVIGSDVAGGMSEMPQEHEADGDHTPNGRTGSSISRDDGSSQHSHESEVPLALSMS